Proteins encoded by one window of Lathyrus oleraceus cultivar Zhongwan6 chromosome 1, CAAS_Psat_ZW6_1.0, whole genome shotgun sequence:
- the LOC127114635 gene encoding uncharacterized protein LOC127114635: protein MSDSSSSEPSNPNREDPVADSANTSHARRPKETVSGFSSAIAFEERTREGSRYVHNAIATMVTGILSSNLKVLGVSIPLNTIEPDSVAYQENIESLGKNISDDVEQTDAHKESNVDKPLDNVAGEEVHVTHDVSNNPNCEAEIVDLEEFSDNELLSSVVPSIAKRVRTRREKKTVAQSSPRKKIDVPTSSNTKVAVESSLKRKVHGPTKSWSKGVPKKKKTKSVVVESDSDVPCDVPDTLWKYVYQKRLALERELAQNVLECKDIMDLIQEAGLMKTVTQFSKCYEMLVKEFIVNVSEEYADGKSKEFRKVYVRGKCVNFSPSVINKYLGRPDVA, encoded by the exons ATGTCTGATTCCTCTAGCTCTGAACCAAGCAACCCTAACAGAGAAGATCCTGTTGCTGACTCTGCGAATACCTcacatgcaagaagacctaaagaaactgTATCAGGCTTCTCCTCAGCAATCGCTTTTGAGGAACGAACCAGAGAAGGTTCCAGGTATGTTCACAATGCCATTGCCACTATGGTGACTGGAATACTGTCTAGTAATCTTAAGGTCCTTGGGGTTTCCATTCCCTTAAACACTATTGAACCTGATAGTGTTGCTTATCAAGAAAATATTGAGTCTTTAGGAAAGAATATCTCTGATGATGTTGAGCAAACTGATGCTCATAAGGAGTCAAATGTTGACAAACCCTTAGATAATGTGGCTGGTGAGGAAGTTCATGTCACTCATGATGTCAGTAACAACCCTAACTGTGAGGCTGAAATAGTAGACCTGGAGGAATTTTCTGATAATGAGTTGTTATCCTCAGTcgtccctagcatagccaaaagggttaggactaggagagaaaagAAAACCGTGGCTCAAAGTTCCCCTAGAAAGAAGATTGATGTTCCAACCTCTTCCAATACAAAGGTGGCAGTCGAGAGTTCACTCAAGAGGAAAGTTCATGGTCCaacaaaatcttggagcaaaggGGTGCCCAAGAAAAAGAAGACCAAGTCTGTTGTTGTTGAGTCTGACTCAGATGTTCCATGTGATGTCCCTGACACtct GTGGAAATATGTTTATCAGAAGAGGCTGGCTTTGGAGAGGGAATTAGCTCAGAATGTTCTGGAATGTAAGGATATTATGGACCTTATTCAAGAGGCTGGTTTAATGAAGACTGTGACTCAGTTCTCAAAGTGCTATGAGATGTTGGTAAAGGAATttattgtcaatgtgtctgaAGAATATGCTGATGGGAAGTCTAAGGAATTCAGGAAAGTGtatgtgcgaggcaagtgtgtAAATTTCTCTCCCTCAGTGATCAACAAGTATTTGGGAAGGCCTGATGTAGCTTAA